In a genomic window of Brassica rapa cultivar Chiifu-401-42 chromosome A10, CAAS_Brap_v3.01, whole genome shotgun sequence:
- the LOC103845607 gene encoding protein argonaute 9 isoform X1 produces the protein MDSHEAKRLPPPPPVVPPNLVPEREPIKKTTLLPMARRGIGSEGVRTPLLTNHFRVNFNNANGHFYHYSVTITYEDGSPMEAIGVFRKILEKVQETYRTDLGSKYFAYDGHKNLFTIGALPSNKMDFLVVLENTPSSRNNTGNASPNDADRKRSRLPHRSKKFMVEISYAARIPMQAIASAIRGKETDNIQDATRVLDVILHQNAARQGCLLVRQSFFHNDARNYINIGGGVFGARGFHTSFRTTQRGLSLNIDTSTTMVVQPGPVIDFLLANQNVNDPKYLDWNNARRALKNLRVKVVPSNRECKITGLSEERCKYQMFTMNSKNEKGDVQITVYNYFTEIRGLKLRYSGDFPCINVGKANRPNYIPIEHCELVSLQRYTKSLSSFQKASLVENSRQSPPERMASLTNSMKKSNYNADLVLQESGVSIGSSFIQVEGRVLPAPRLRIGNGEEFQPRNGRWNFNKKKLVEPVTVTRWVVVNFSAECDTDRIISDLIRCGQMKGMVGFLLNHYLTIQKLNHMHYYSLSSFPYYLFFFFQNVEPPYKVVFQEDPNYRGAPANIRVEKMFEQIQSELRKEGKPKFILCILAEKKNSLVYGPWKKKNLIEHGIVTQCIAPPKNVKDQYITNVLLKINAKLGGLNSLLAMERSRAMMPLVTQVPTFIVGMDVSHGSPNQADIPSIAAVVGSREWPLISKYRACVRTQSRKMEMIDNLFKLVPNEKGKLVDEGIFWFDYSRVVFIACGSGFCHINEKLYALFRELLFDFYTSSGKRRPEHIIIFRDGVSDSQFNQVLNIELDQIMQACKFVEENWEPKFTVIIAQKNHHTKFFQDRGTENVLPGTIVDSRICHPHNNDFYLCAHAGLIGTTRPTHYHVLYDEIRFSTDDLQELVHSLSYVYQRSTTAISVVAPICYAHLAAAQMGTVMKFEDMSLSERSSIHDGITRSGEPPVPPMPMLNSDVASSMFFC, from the exons ATGGATTCTCATGAAGCAAAACGGCTACCACCTCCCCCACCGGTAGTTCCACCAAACCTTGTGCCTGAACGAGAGCCTATCAAAAAGACCACCCTTCTTCCAATGGCTCGGCGTGGCATCGGGTCCGAAGGAGTGAGGACACCTCTTCTTACCAATCACTTCAGAGTCAACTTCAACAACGCAAATGGCCACTTCTATCATTACAGT GTTACTATTACATATGAAGATGGGAGTCCAATGGAGGCTATAGGTGTTTTTAGGAAGATTCTTGAAAAGGTCCAGGAAACGTATCGAACAGATTTAGGATCTAAATACTTTGCTTATGATGGCCATAAGAATCTGTTCACCATTGGTGCTCTTCCTAGCAACAAAATGGATTTCTTAGTCGTTCTAGAAAACACACCTTCTAGCAG AAACAACACTGGAAATGCTAGCCCAAATGACGCGGACAGGAAAAGATCAAGGCTGCCACACCGATCCAAGAAGTTCATGGTTGAGATAAGCTATGCTGCAAGGATCCCCATGCAAGCTATTGCAAGCGCTATTCGAGGAAAGGAAACAGATAATATTCAAGATGCTACAAGAGTGTTGGATGTCATTTTGCATCAGAATGCAGCTAGGCA AGGTTGCCTACTTGTTCGCCAATCATTTTTTCATAACGATGCTCGGAACTATATAAACATTGGTGGAGGTGTATTTGGTGCTAGAGGGTTCCACACAAGCTTCAGAACTACTCAAAGAGGCTTATCCTTGAACATCG acACTTCAACTACAATGGTAGTACAACCAGGCCCTGTTATTGATTTTCTTCTTGCAAATCAGAATGTGAATGACCCAAAGTATCTCGACTGGAATAAT GCTAGGCGTGCTCTTAAGAATCTGAGAGTTAAGGTTGTCCCCTCAAATAGAGAGTGCAAGATAACTGGACTAAGTGAAGAGCGCTGCAAATATCAAAT GTTTACTATGAATTCTAAAAACGAGAAGGGGGATGTTCAGATTACGGTGTACAATTACTTCACCGAGATTCGCGGTCTCAAACTGCGATATTCAGGTGACTTTCCTTGCATCAATGTTGGTAAGGCAAATCGCCCAAATTACATCCCCATTGAG cacTGTGAACTTGTGAGTCTACAGCGTTACACAAAATCGCTTAGTAGTTTTCAGAAGGCTTCTCTGGTAGAAAATTCTAGGCAGAGTCCACCTGAAAGAATGGCTTCACTAACCAAT AGTATGAAGAAGAGCAACTATAACGCTGACCTTGTGTTGCAAGAAAGTGGTGTCAGCATTGGCTCTAGCTTCATCCAAGTGGAGGGTCGCGTTTTACCAGCGCCAAGG CTGAGAATAGGCAATGGAGAGGAGTTTCAACCTCGCAATGGGCGTTGGAACTTCAATAAAAAG aAACTTGTTGAGCCAGTCACGGTTACTAGATGGGTTGTTGTGAACTTCTCTGCTGAATGTGATACAGATAGGATAATTTCTGACTTGATTAGATGTGGACAGATGAAAGGAATGGTAGGCTTTCTTTTGAATCATTACTTGACTATTCAGAAACTCAATCATATGCACTACTACTCTTTATCATCCTTCccttattatttgttttttttctttcagaacGTAGAACCTCCATACAAAGTCGTATTTCAAGAAGATCCTAATTATAGGGGTGCACCAGCCAATATCAGAGTAGAAAAGATGTTTGAGCAGATCCAATCTGAACTCAGAAAAGAAGGAAAGCCAAAATTCATTCTTTGCATTCTTGCCGAAAAGAAAAACTCTCTTGTTTATG GGccttggaagaagaagaatcttaTTGAACATGGAATTGTTACTCAGTGTATTGCTCCTCCAAAAAACGTAAAAGATCAATATATCACCAATGTTCTTCTCAAGATAAATGCCAAG CTTGGTGGACTGAACTCCCTGTTAGCTATGGAACGCTCACGAGCAATGATGCCTTTAGTAACGCAAGTTCCTACCTTCATTGTTGGGATGGATGTATCCCATGGTTCCCCTAACCAGGCTGACATACCATCAATTGCTGCG GTTGTGGGCTCCAGAGAATGGCCTCTCATCTCAAAATATAGGGCTTGTGTGCGCACACAGTCTCGGAAAATGGAAATGATTGATAATCTCTTCAAACTTGTCCCCAACGAAAAGGGAAAACTAGTAGATGAAGGAATTTTCTGGTTTGACTACTCTCGTGTTGTGTTCATAGCTTGTGGCAGTGGCTTTTGTCATATTAATGAGAAACTTTATGCGCTTTTCAGGGAGCTCTTGTTCGACTTTTACACAAGCTCGGGGAAGAGGAGACCTGAACACATTATCATTTTCAG GGATGGTGTGAGTGATTCACAGTTCAATCAAGTTCTCAACATTGAATTGGATCAGATTATGCAG GCATGCAAGTTTGTTGAAGAAAATTGGGAACCCAAGTTCACGGTGATCATTGCCCAGAAGAACCATCACACCAAGTTCTTCCAGGATAGAGGCACTGAAAATGTTCTTCCAG GAACAATAGTTGACAGCAGGATCTGTCACCCACACAACAATGACTTCTATCTCTGTGCCCATGCTGGATTGATT GGAACTACAAGGCCAACGCATTACCATGTGCTTTATGATGAGATTAGATTTTCGACAGATGACCTGCAAGAACTTGTGCATTCTCTATCATATGT CTACCAGAGGAGCACCACTGCCATCTCTGTCG TTGCACCTATTTGTTATGCTCATTTGGCGGCTGCACAGATGGGAACTGTGATGAAATTTGAGGATATGTCTCTGTCTGAGAGATCATCAATCCATGATGGGATCACGAGATCTGGAGAACCACCTGTGCCACCCATGCCAATGTTGAACTCGGATGTTGCAAGCTCCATGTTCTTCTGCTAA
- the LOC103845607 gene encoding protein argonaute 9 isoform X2: MDSHEAKRLPPPPPVVPPNLVPEREPIKKTTLLPMARRGIGSEGVRTPLLTNHFRVNFNNANGHFYHYSVTITYEDGSPMEAIGVFRKILEKVQETYRTDLGSKYFAYDGHKNLFTIGALPSNKMDFLVVLENTPSSRNNTGNASPNDADRKRSRLPHRSKKFMVEISYAARIPMQAIASAIRGKETDNIQDATRVLDVILHQNAARQGCLLVRQSFFHNDARNYINIGGGVFGARGFHTSFRTTQRGLSLNIDTSTTMVVQPGPVIDFLLANQNVNDPKYLDWNNARRALKNLRVKVVPSNRECKITGLSEERCKYQMFTMNSKNEKGDVQITVYNYFTEIRGLKLRYSGDFPCINVGKANRPNYIPIEHCELVSLQRYTKSLSSFQKASLVENSRQSPPERMASLTNSMKKSNYNADLVLQESGVSIGSSFIQVEGRVLPAPRLRIGNGEEFQPRNGRWNFNKKKLVEPVTVTRWVVVNFSAECDTDRIISDLIRCGQMKGMVGFLLNHYLTIQKLNHMHYYSLSSFPYYLFFFFQNVEPPYKVVFQEDPNYRGAPANIRVEKMFEQIQSELRKEGKPKFILCILAEKKNSLVYGPWKKKNLIEHGIVTQCIAPPKNVKDQYITNVLLKINAKLGGLNSLLAMERSRAMMPLVTQVPTFIVGMDVSHGSPNQADIPSIAAVVGSREWPLISKYRACVRTQSRKMEMIDNLFKLVPNEKGKLVDEGIFWELLFDFYTSSGKRRPEHIIIFRDGVSDSQFNQVLNIELDQIMQACKFVEENWEPKFTVIIAQKNHHTKFFQDRGTENVLPGTIVDSRICHPHNNDFYLCAHAGLIGTTRPTHYHVLYDEIRFSTDDLQELVHSLSYVYQRSTTAISVVAPICYAHLAAAQMGTVMKFEDMSLSERSSIHDGITRSGEPPVPPMPMLNSDVASSMFFC, encoded by the exons ATGGATTCTCATGAAGCAAAACGGCTACCACCTCCCCCACCGGTAGTTCCACCAAACCTTGTGCCTGAACGAGAGCCTATCAAAAAGACCACCCTTCTTCCAATGGCTCGGCGTGGCATCGGGTCCGAAGGAGTGAGGACACCTCTTCTTACCAATCACTTCAGAGTCAACTTCAACAACGCAAATGGCCACTTCTATCATTACAGT GTTACTATTACATATGAAGATGGGAGTCCAATGGAGGCTATAGGTGTTTTTAGGAAGATTCTTGAAAAGGTCCAGGAAACGTATCGAACAGATTTAGGATCTAAATACTTTGCTTATGATGGCCATAAGAATCTGTTCACCATTGGTGCTCTTCCTAGCAACAAAATGGATTTCTTAGTCGTTCTAGAAAACACACCTTCTAGCAG AAACAACACTGGAAATGCTAGCCCAAATGACGCGGACAGGAAAAGATCAAGGCTGCCACACCGATCCAAGAAGTTCATGGTTGAGATAAGCTATGCTGCAAGGATCCCCATGCAAGCTATTGCAAGCGCTATTCGAGGAAAGGAAACAGATAATATTCAAGATGCTACAAGAGTGTTGGATGTCATTTTGCATCAGAATGCAGCTAGGCA AGGTTGCCTACTTGTTCGCCAATCATTTTTTCATAACGATGCTCGGAACTATATAAACATTGGTGGAGGTGTATTTGGTGCTAGAGGGTTCCACACAAGCTTCAGAACTACTCAAAGAGGCTTATCCTTGAACATCG acACTTCAACTACAATGGTAGTACAACCAGGCCCTGTTATTGATTTTCTTCTTGCAAATCAGAATGTGAATGACCCAAAGTATCTCGACTGGAATAAT GCTAGGCGTGCTCTTAAGAATCTGAGAGTTAAGGTTGTCCCCTCAAATAGAGAGTGCAAGATAACTGGACTAAGTGAAGAGCGCTGCAAATATCAAAT GTTTACTATGAATTCTAAAAACGAGAAGGGGGATGTTCAGATTACGGTGTACAATTACTTCACCGAGATTCGCGGTCTCAAACTGCGATATTCAGGTGACTTTCCTTGCATCAATGTTGGTAAGGCAAATCGCCCAAATTACATCCCCATTGAG cacTGTGAACTTGTGAGTCTACAGCGTTACACAAAATCGCTTAGTAGTTTTCAGAAGGCTTCTCTGGTAGAAAATTCTAGGCAGAGTCCACCTGAAAGAATGGCTTCACTAACCAAT AGTATGAAGAAGAGCAACTATAACGCTGACCTTGTGTTGCAAGAAAGTGGTGTCAGCATTGGCTCTAGCTTCATCCAAGTGGAGGGTCGCGTTTTACCAGCGCCAAGG CTGAGAATAGGCAATGGAGAGGAGTTTCAACCTCGCAATGGGCGTTGGAACTTCAATAAAAAG aAACTTGTTGAGCCAGTCACGGTTACTAGATGGGTTGTTGTGAACTTCTCTGCTGAATGTGATACAGATAGGATAATTTCTGACTTGATTAGATGTGGACAGATGAAAGGAATGGTAGGCTTTCTTTTGAATCATTACTTGACTATTCAGAAACTCAATCATATGCACTACTACTCTTTATCATCCTTCccttattatttgttttttttctttcagaacGTAGAACCTCCATACAAAGTCGTATTTCAAGAAGATCCTAATTATAGGGGTGCACCAGCCAATATCAGAGTAGAAAAGATGTTTGAGCAGATCCAATCTGAACTCAGAAAAGAAGGAAAGCCAAAATTCATTCTTTGCATTCTTGCCGAAAAGAAAAACTCTCTTGTTTATG GGccttggaagaagaagaatcttaTTGAACATGGAATTGTTACTCAGTGTATTGCTCCTCCAAAAAACGTAAAAGATCAATATATCACCAATGTTCTTCTCAAGATAAATGCCAAG CTTGGTGGACTGAACTCCCTGTTAGCTATGGAACGCTCACGAGCAATGATGCCTTTAGTAACGCAAGTTCCTACCTTCATTGTTGGGATGGATGTATCCCATGGTTCCCCTAACCAGGCTGACATACCATCAATTGCTGCG GTTGTGGGCTCCAGAGAATGGCCTCTCATCTCAAAATATAGGGCTTGTGTGCGCACACAGTCTCGGAAAATGGAAATGATTGATAATCTCTTCAAACTTGTCCCCAACGAAAAGGGAAAACTAGTAGATGAAGGAATTTTCTG GGAGCTCTTGTTCGACTTTTACACAAGCTCGGGGAAGAGGAGACCTGAACACATTATCATTTTCAG GGATGGTGTGAGTGATTCACAGTTCAATCAAGTTCTCAACATTGAATTGGATCAGATTATGCAG GCATGCAAGTTTGTTGAAGAAAATTGGGAACCCAAGTTCACGGTGATCATTGCCCAGAAGAACCATCACACCAAGTTCTTCCAGGATAGAGGCACTGAAAATGTTCTTCCAG GAACAATAGTTGACAGCAGGATCTGTCACCCACACAACAATGACTTCTATCTCTGTGCCCATGCTGGATTGATT GGAACTACAAGGCCAACGCATTACCATGTGCTTTATGATGAGATTAGATTTTCGACAGATGACCTGCAAGAACTTGTGCATTCTCTATCATATGT CTACCAGAGGAGCACCACTGCCATCTCTGTCG TTGCACCTATTTGTTATGCTCATTTGGCGGCTGCACAGATGGGAACTGTGATGAAATTTGAGGATATGTCTCTGTCTGAGAGATCATCAATCCATGATGGGATCACGAGATCTGGAGAACCACCTGTGCCACCCATGCCAATGTTGAACTCGGATGTTGCAAGCTCCATGTTCTTCTGCTAA
- the LOC103845607 gene encoding protein argonaute 9 isoform X3 produces the protein MDSHEAKRLPPPPPVVPPNLVPEREPIKKTTLLPMARRGIGSEGVRTPLLTNHFRVNFNNANGHFYHYSVTITYEDGSPMEAIGVFRKILEKVQETYRTDLGSKYFAYDGHKNLFTIGALPSNKMDFLVVLENTPSSRNNTGNASPNDADRKRSRLPHRSKKFMVEISYAARIPMQAIASAIRGKETDNIQDATRVLDVILHQNAARQGCLLVRQSFFHNDARNYINIGGGVFGARGFHTSFRTTQRGLSLNIDTSTTMVVQPGPVIDFLLANQNVNDPKYLDWNNARRALKNLRVKVVPSNRECKITGLSEERCKYQMFTMNSKNEKGDVQITVYNYFTEIRGLKLRYSGDFPCINVGKANRPNYIPIEHCELVSLQRYTKSLSSFQKASLVENSRQSPPERMASLTNSMKKSNYNADLVLQESGVSIGSSFIQVEGRVLPAPRLRIGNGEEFQPRNGRWNFNKKKLVEPVTVTRWVVVNFSAECDTDRIISDLIRCGQMKGMNVEPPYKVVFQEDPNYRGAPANIRVEKMFEQIQSELRKEGKPKFILCILAEKKNSLVYGPWKKKNLIEHGIVTQCIAPPKNVKDQYITNVLLKINAKLGGLNSLLAMERSRAMMPLVTQVPTFIVGMDVSHGSPNQADIPSIAAVVGSREWPLISKYRACVRTQSRKMEMIDNLFKLVPNEKGKLVDEGIFWFDYSRVVFIACGSGFCHINEKLYALFRELLFDFYTSSGKRRPEHIIIFRDGVSDSQFNQVLNIELDQIMQACKFVEENWEPKFTVIIAQKNHHTKFFQDRGTENVLPGTIVDSRICHPHNNDFYLCAHAGLIGTTRPTHYHVLYDEIRFSTDDLQELVHSLSYVYQRSTTAISVVAPICYAHLAAAQMGTVMKFEDMSLSERSSIHDGITRSGEPPVPPMPMLNSDVASSMFFC, from the exons ATGGATTCTCATGAAGCAAAACGGCTACCACCTCCCCCACCGGTAGTTCCACCAAACCTTGTGCCTGAACGAGAGCCTATCAAAAAGACCACCCTTCTTCCAATGGCTCGGCGTGGCATCGGGTCCGAAGGAGTGAGGACACCTCTTCTTACCAATCACTTCAGAGTCAACTTCAACAACGCAAATGGCCACTTCTATCATTACAGT GTTACTATTACATATGAAGATGGGAGTCCAATGGAGGCTATAGGTGTTTTTAGGAAGATTCTTGAAAAGGTCCAGGAAACGTATCGAACAGATTTAGGATCTAAATACTTTGCTTATGATGGCCATAAGAATCTGTTCACCATTGGTGCTCTTCCTAGCAACAAAATGGATTTCTTAGTCGTTCTAGAAAACACACCTTCTAGCAG AAACAACACTGGAAATGCTAGCCCAAATGACGCGGACAGGAAAAGATCAAGGCTGCCACACCGATCCAAGAAGTTCATGGTTGAGATAAGCTATGCTGCAAGGATCCCCATGCAAGCTATTGCAAGCGCTATTCGAGGAAAGGAAACAGATAATATTCAAGATGCTACAAGAGTGTTGGATGTCATTTTGCATCAGAATGCAGCTAGGCA AGGTTGCCTACTTGTTCGCCAATCATTTTTTCATAACGATGCTCGGAACTATATAAACATTGGTGGAGGTGTATTTGGTGCTAGAGGGTTCCACACAAGCTTCAGAACTACTCAAAGAGGCTTATCCTTGAACATCG acACTTCAACTACAATGGTAGTACAACCAGGCCCTGTTATTGATTTTCTTCTTGCAAATCAGAATGTGAATGACCCAAAGTATCTCGACTGGAATAAT GCTAGGCGTGCTCTTAAGAATCTGAGAGTTAAGGTTGTCCCCTCAAATAGAGAGTGCAAGATAACTGGACTAAGTGAAGAGCGCTGCAAATATCAAAT GTTTACTATGAATTCTAAAAACGAGAAGGGGGATGTTCAGATTACGGTGTACAATTACTTCACCGAGATTCGCGGTCTCAAACTGCGATATTCAGGTGACTTTCCTTGCATCAATGTTGGTAAGGCAAATCGCCCAAATTACATCCCCATTGAG cacTGTGAACTTGTGAGTCTACAGCGTTACACAAAATCGCTTAGTAGTTTTCAGAAGGCTTCTCTGGTAGAAAATTCTAGGCAGAGTCCACCTGAAAGAATGGCTTCACTAACCAAT AGTATGAAGAAGAGCAACTATAACGCTGACCTTGTGTTGCAAGAAAGTGGTGTCAGCATTGGCTCTAGCTTCATCCAAGTGGAGGGTCGCGTTTTACCAGCGCCAAGG CTGAGAATAGGCAATGGAGAGGAGTTTCAACCTCGCAATGGGCGTTGGAACTTCAATAAAAAG aAACTTGTTGAGCCAGTCACGGTTACTAGATGGGTTGTTGTGAACTTCTCTGCTGAATGTGATACAGATAGGATAATTTCTGACTTGATTAGATGTGGACAGATGAAAGGAATG aacGTAGAACCTCCATACAAAGTCGTATTTCAAGAAGATCCTAATTATAGGGGTGCACCAGCCAATATCAGAGTAGAAAAGATGTTTGAGCAGATCCAATCTGAACTCAGAAAAGAAGGAAAGCCAAAATTCATTCTTTGCATTCTTGCCGAAAAGAAAAACTCTCTTGTTTATG GGccttggaagaagaagaatcttaTTGAACATGGAATTGTTACTCAGTGTATTGCTCCTCCAAAAAACGTAAAAGATCAATATATCACCAATGTTCTTCTCAAGATAAATGCCAAG CTTGGTGGACTGAACTCCCTGTTAGCTATGGAACGCTCACGAGCAATGATGCCTTTAGTAACGCAAGTTCCTACCTTCATTGTTGGGATGGATGTATCCCATGGTTCCCCTAACCAGGCTGACATACCATCAATTGCTGCG GTTGTGGGCTCCAGAGAATGGCCTCTCATCTCAAAATATAGGGCTTGTGTGCGCACACAGTCTCGGAAAATGGAAATGATTGATAATCTCTTCAAACTTGTCCCCAACGAAAAGGGAAAACTAGTAGATGAAGGAATTTTCTGGTTTGACTACTCTCGTGTTGTGTTCATAGCTTGTGGCAGTGGCTTTTGTCATATTAATGAGAAACTTTATGCGCTTTTCAGGGAGCTCTTGTTCGACTTTTACACAAGCTCGGGGAAGAGGAGACCTGAACACATTATCATTTTCAG GGATGGTGTGAGTGATTCACAGTTCAATCAAGTTCTCAACATTGAATTGGATCAGATTATGCAG GCATGCAAGTTTGTTGAAGAAAATTGGGAACCCAAGTTCACGGTGATCATTGCCCAGAAGAACCATCACACCAAGTTCTTCCAGGATAGAGGCACTGAAAATGTTCTTCCAG GAACAATAGTTGACAGCAGGATCTGTCACCCACACAACAATGACTTCTATCTCTGTGCCCATGCTGGATTGATT GGAACTACAAGGCCAACGCATTACCATGTGCTTTATGATGAGATTAGATTTTCGACAGATGACCTGCAAGAACTTGTGCATTCTCTATCATATGT CTACCAGAGGAGCACCACTGCCATCTCTGTCG TTGCACCTATTTGTTATGCTCATTTGGCGGCTGCACAGATGGGAACTGTGATGAAATTTGAGGATATGTCTCTGTCTGAGAGATCATCAATCCATGATGGGATCACGAGATCTGGAGAACCACCTGTGCCACCCATGCCAATGTTGAACTCGGATGTTGCAAGCTCCATGTTCTTCTGCTAA